The Fibrobacter sp. UWB2 genomic interval CGAGCGTTTCAACAACGCCCGCAGAAGATCAAATGTCGCTAAATCTCTAGTCTTTGACGCAGCGGACGTTGCAATTCGAAGTCGTTTTCTGCGCGTACTTGGTCAAATCAAATTCATCTTGGCGAAGCATATAAATGTATGCAGAGCCTTCTTCATTCATGTCTGCGCTACAGAAATATGCCGAAGTCAATCGACCTGTAAAGAATCCATTTGCAGTTCGGTGTCCCGCATAGATTCCCGTAAAGCCAACAAGATCATCACCGACATGGACTATGTTATCAAATTCCTTGGGATCACTACTTAAAAGAACTTTTCTCGCCGAATAAGAATTACCGTGGAACCATAAATTGACAAAAGCATTGAGTTCATCCCATTCTTTATTAGACGGGACATGGAATCCTTCCGGGCATACATTTTCCACCTTGGCGCTAGCCCCAAGAATACCATCCCATTGATAAAGTCGCCCATACTTTTCGCAATATTCAAGAGAGTCGCCATAGCACCAGCTCGGTTCCACTTCATAGTTCAAGTTCTCGGCCATCCACACTTGATTACCGATGCCAATCGTCTTGTATTCCGAATTGTCTCGGCTATCCACCAGAACGCCCTTTACAAGTGAATCAGTCGCATATTTCCATGTGAATTTGTTGCAATAATAAATGGAATTTTGATACTGGTGATACCCCACATGATTAGCATTGCAACCATAGCCCAAAGTATATTCCATTTCGTTCGAATAGCCCATTTCTCCATTATTGCAATAGAAATAGAGCGTAGAATCCGTTTTACCACGGCGAACTTCTTCCTTTTCACCACACGGATTTGCAATTTTTTCCAGCTCCAGTACAGAACCCGTTTTATCAATATCCGTTGCCTTGCGGAATTTACCATCAACACACACAACTTCGATAGTCGAATCATTGGGTAGTTTTTGAACAATGCCTAACTCACATTTTAGATTACGAGACCAATATGCAATATAATCTTCCTCCGTACCCGTAGCAGCCCAATGCAGATAATCAGGAGCATTATCTTCCGCCTTGCATACGAGATACGAAGGCTTCCCCATGGACTCCGAAGCGAGAACCATACCAAACTTTGAAGAAACACATGCAATACCTTGTTCAACGTGAGCACTGACCCATTTGCCCTGAATAGAATCATAGGCATAGAGGAATGACGTAAAATTCGCTTTTATCACTTCACCATCATGACCTTTTTCAATGCCATACAATTCCTGAAAAGTACCGTTCGGACAAATCCAGCCCGTATCTTTAGAGCACATGTAAGGTCTTTCAACATAGCGGCTCAAAGGATTTGTAACCTTCTTTACTTCCCCATCGTTCTTGTCGGAACATTCTCCAAGACCATTTGTCTGTCCGAACACATAGCCACTCAGCTTAGTAACAAGGTAATCTGTTTTAGGAATAGACTTTACCCATAAATTTCCTTCTATCATATCAGCATATTTCGTTTTAAACGTATCGATTTTTGCCGAATCCGTTTCAAGCATCCAGAACACAGCCGTATCAGAACTCAACTGGCTAGAAAGCCTTGTATAGGGGATACGCGAAAGCATTTGCCATACGGCTTGAAGTTCCGCATCTTTTTCGTTCCCTTCAATTTGATTAGACAGTTTAATATCAAGTGAAGTGGACAACATATACTCCATAATTTCATGCTGAGCGGTTCTTTCAGCAGAATCAGAAGGTATTCCCTTTTTCATCAAGTAGAGAATCCTGTTGTACTCCATATTTGTCATAAAATTCACATAGACAGAATCCACCCTGCTCAAGTCTGCAAAGCTCCAATATCCGCTTCTCGACATTTTATTCCTAACACACATTACAATATTAGACGATTGTAATTTGAGATTTTCAAATTTGAAGACATTCGGATACGTCACATATGTTGTAAATTCGCGACCGGTCCAAGAAGCACTAGAATCCAGTTCATACAAAGTCACTTCGTACTTGGTGCCACCCCTATCAATAGAATTATAATCTTCACTTGAAATAAAAGACGCAACTCCAACTAATTTGTTTAATTCATATTCAGGAGCGTTATCTTCGCTTTCGATATTAACACCTTTAGATACTTCACTACAGCCCATCAAAGCAAGCAAACAAAGCACTATTCCTAAAACATTCAGTTTCATATTCATCTCCCCTACTTCAATGGTTCCTGCTTTGGAAGGTTTTCATCGCATTCACTCATATCAACATCAGGCAAATAATATCCATAAGAATATTCGCAACGGTAGCACTTGCGTCCACTCTTTCCATAGCGATTCAACGTTTCTTTCGTACAAGCAAAACCGACACCACTTTCGGCGGCACTAGCCTTAGTCCATCCAACAGAGCCGTCGTACATGCGCCCCCACTTGTAATAATCATCCGTACAATATGTTCCTTTAGTCAAGTGGCCCGGAAGCGTATCGCCCACAGAAGAGTTCAGAACAATCATGTCCAAATCATAGCATCCATTTCTAGGAAGGGTCCACCCTAACGTATCGCAATACAAGAACTGCGTCTTATTAGATTCGGTAGCCTTGATTTCATGATAGTTTTCCGCAGAGCAGTTTCCGAGATTATACTTTTTTTGCCAGATGTTATTCAAGTATTCCTTAACTTTGTATGCATCGGTTTTATAGCCAAATCCAGGCACGAAATCATCGAACTTATCGCAACTTGAATTATGATTAAAATAATACGCATAGCTCCAATAAGTCGAGAACAGCGAATCCGTCAAAACATCTTCTTTCAACAAGTCGTCAAGTCCACCCGACCTCCACACATAAGTCTCGTCAAGAACATTCACACCCAACAAGTAGTAATTGTAGTCCCGCAACGTCGAAAGATTCATCTTGCTAAAGTCTTCGTGCAAAGAATCGAGCAGGAACAAATCCGAAATTTCTTTTTGCAGCAAAGCCATCGACGAATCAAACGAAAGTCCACGATCAATATAGCGCTTTAAGCGTTTCGCCTGCATATGCGTCAAGATATTCACGCTTATCGAATCGCCTTTACGAACATCCGCATAAGCTTCTAGAACCTTCCAGCTAGTCATAGGTTCTGTTTCATTATTGTCATAGCAATTGGAATAGAAATAGCCATTCACTTCAAGGTAAACATAGGGCTGTGTAAGTTTGACATTCTCAAGGGAAAAATGCCCAGAATAATCATCCACAAAACCATGGTACGCCACACCTGTTTGCGAAAGCGTGCTATCGACTTCACGCAAAACAACCTCAGTCATAGAATAACCACGCGTTCGATCAACATAACCGACGATGTTATGCGTCGTTTCCTTGGAATTTTCAATTTGCGGGAAATTACTCGAAGTTAAATTATCATCGGAGCAAGAGCATAACAAAGCGCTCACGCCAAAAACAGATACAATTATGGGGATTAATTTATTTTTTGCAGAAAAAATCATATTTCCAACTCACTTCTTATAAAATCAATAATAAAAAATTTGGTATTAAAAACAAGATAAAAAGTGCATAAAAAGAAAGGCGCCCCGAAGGACGCCCAGAACTGTTTTAGTTAAAAGATTTAGCACAGCGAAGCTACAATCTGCAACCCTCAAGGAAGGGTAGTAAACCAAAGCAGCTCGTTTCGGAATAAAACTCGGCTCAAAAGCCCTCGCTTCAATCCCTAAAAACAAATGTATTAAAAATTTAAGAAAATGGCAAGATGTTTGATAGTACAACTTGGAATGGTGCCAGAACCTGTAATCGGGGTCACATTGCCTAAAATTCCATTTTTTAGTAAATTTTAGCGCATGAAATCAGTACCTATAACGCTCCTGACCGGTTACCTGGGAGCCGGCAAAACAACTCTCCTCAACTACGTTCTCAACAATCAGCAGGGCTACCACGTCGCCGTCATCGTAAATGACATTGGCGAAGTGAACATCGACCAGACTTTAATTGAAAAGGGCGGAAACATCACGAAGGAAGATTCGGGCAAGGTTGTCCCGCTTTCGAACGGTTGCATCTGCTGCTCGCTCAAGACCGACTTGATCGAACAAATCGCCGAACTTTTGGAAATGGGCAAGTTCGACTACATCCTCATCGAAGCTAGCGGTATCTGCGAGCCGATTCCTATAGCCCAGACCATTAGCTTTGCAGGTAGCCAGCTCCGCAGCAAAGACGGCAGACCTCTCCCCTGCCATTTGGACAACATCGTGGCAGTCGTTGACGTGCTCCGCCTCGCAGACGAATTTGCCGGTGGCGAAAAGCTCCTCGAAGAAGACCTCGAAGAAGAAGATATCGCAAACTTGCTCATCCAGCAGATTGAATTCTGCAACACGATTATCATGAACAAGGTCGACGCTCTCAGCAAGCACGACTTGGAACACGTGAAGGCCGTCGTGAAGGCTTTGCAGCCGACAGCCAAGATGATCGAGACGAACTACGGCAAGGTCGACATGAAGGACATTCTCGACACGAAGCAGTTCGACTTCAACAAGGTCGCCGAATCGAGCACTTGGGCAATCAAGCTCAACGAAGAAGGTCACGACAACGATGACGATGATGATGACGATCATGACGAACATGAACATCACCACCACGACCATGACGATGACCACGATGAGCACGAGCATCATCATCACGACCATGATGAACACGAGCATCACCATGACCACGACGATGAAGACCACAGCCATTGCGACCATGAACATGGCGTTTGCCACTGCGGCCACCACCACGACAAGGACCATCCGCATGGTGACGAATACGGCATCAGCACGTTCGTGTTCGAAGACCATCGCCCGCTGAACCGCGAAAAGTTCGAAGCATTCCTCGATGACTATCCGACGAGCATTATCCGCACGAAGGGTCTCCTCTGGTTCAGCGACGAACGCAGCGAAAGCTACTTGTTCGAACAGGCAGGCAAGCAGGCCTCCGCCCAGAATTTTGGACGCTGGTTCGCCGCCGAAAGCAAGGCCGAACAGCAGCGCATTCTCGCCGAAAATCCGCAGCTCCAGAAAATCTGGGACGAAAAGTACGGCGACCGCATCATCCGCCTGGTATTCATTGGCCAGCACATGGACAAGAAGAAGATCATCCAGGTGATGAAGGACTGCTTGGACGACTAATTATTGGTCAATAGTCATTGGTCATTAGTTATTAGAATGTAAGACGAGAATCCCCGCGACCGAAGTCGCGGGGATTTTTTCACCAACGGAGTTAAGCAGTTACTTTTCTTCGATTTCTTGCATTTCGATAGCATCGACGTCTGGCGGGAGCGGATTTCTAGAATCTTGTTTTGCTCCAAGACGTTCCAGTTTGCGGCAAGATTGCACTATGCTTGCACCCTTATCATCGAGTTTTGCCATTCCCTTATTGTAAGCATCCTGAGCTTTACCGAGGGCGCTGCCAATATCTTCCATATTTTTCACGAACATGCCCACGCGCTTGAGCACTTCGTTCGCAAGTTCAAAGACCTTTTGCTGGTTTTGAGCCTGTTGCACTTGGCGCCAGGTCATTTTCACCATACGGAGCATCGCGTAAAGGGATTGTTCATCGGCGATGTAGACATTTTTTTCAAAAGCATCACGCCATAACGCATGATCTTCGGCAAGAGCCGTCCAAAGGGCTGCCGCTCGCGGCACAAACATCACGACAAAGTCCATTGTCTTCTTGGGAGCCTTGACATAGCTCGAATAATCCTTTACCGAGAGTTCATTTACGTGTTTGCGGAGGCTTTCGATATGCTTTTTCAAGAGAACTTTGCGCTCGTCAGGATTTTCTGCCTGCATATAGTCCATAAATGCAGCCATAGAAACTTTTGAATCAACGATAACTTCTTTGTACGGGTCCAAATGCACAATCACATCCGGGCGCAACATTGCATTATTCCCTTCAGCACGCACAACGTTACCGTTGGCATCACGGAGTGTTGCCTGCACATCAAAATGTTTCCCTTCCTCAAGACCAAGTGATTCCAGGACTTCTTCAAGAACGCGTTCTCCCCAATCGCCCTGAATTTTGCTATCGTGCTTAAACGCACGCACAAGTTCATTAGCAGCATTCTTGGTTTTGTCATTGGCATCAATGGACTGTTTCAAGACTTCCTTGAGTGAAGAATTCGCTTCGGTCTGTGCGCGGGTCGTGTCGTTCATGGTCTTTTCCATCTTGGCGATGGTTTCCTTGAGCGGGCTTACAAGCTGTTCCATGGTCGCATGACCGGATTCCGAGATCTGCTTTTCGCGCTGTTTAAGCATTTCTTCAGTAGAGTTCTTTACTTGGGCATATAAGCGCTGCGACATTTCCGTAAAACGAGCATTTTGCTCATTTAGCGAAGATTGATGCACTCGTTCCATATCCAGCTTCATACTTTCTAGGCGCTTGGCACTCGCCTCTTTTTCATCGGCTAGAGACTTGGCAGCGGCGGCGCGCTCGTCAGCAATCCGCTTTTCAGCATCGGCTTTTACCATTTCAAGCTGTTTTTCGGTATTTTCTTTAAGTTCTGCGTTTTTAACAGTTTCTGTCGCGAGCTGGCTACGCAGCACAGCGACTTCCTTTTCCATTTCAACATTCGCCTGACGCGCAGCGGCTTCGCGCTGCGAGTTTCCATTACGGGCAAACAAGACGCCGATTACAATTCCGAGGACAGCGCAAATAATGGCTACGGCTATGGTCATGAACATACTCCTTTTAACGTTCTATCAATATATCGCTATTTAAATGCAAAATGTTTAATAAAATTCTAAAAAAATCAACTGGCGAGATCCTTAACCTTGTCCCAGAGCTTGGCGCCAGCATTTTTCACAGACTTGAGACTTTTGCGGGCCTTTCCAAAAAAGCTGTAATTATCAAGTTCGTCTTGCGCGGATTCATTGCCGACGTTTTCAGCGACATTCACAGGCTTATCGCCTTCGTTGTTCTCAACGGACGGATCAGCGCCGGCATCAACAAGCATTTTGACGATACGACCATTCGCATAACGCGCCGCAATATGGAGCGGACGGTTTCCATAAGCATCAACTCGGTTGACATTCGCATTTTTCTTGATCAAGAAAGCCACCAAATCCGTTCTGTTCCGCTGGATGGCGTAAGCAAGCGGTGTTCCGCCCGCATTGTCCATCGCATCGACTTTTGCTCCATGCGAAAGGAGAACGTTCATCCACATCGCCCCATTCTGCATGCTCAAGGCGCGATGCATCAGCGTTTTTCCATTTGCAAAGACTCGATTCGCCGAGCCCACATCGTTTGCAAGCAAGAACTGCAACGATTCCTTTTTCTGACCCATAAGCGCCTTTTCAACAGGCGCCATGCTTTTATACGACAGCATCATATTGGCGCCCTTCGACTTCAGGAATTTCAGGGAGGACACGTCATTATTTTCTACAGCATAATGAATCGCTGCACAACCAGTGTATTTCGACACATAATTGATATTCGCGCCCAACTGCAAATAGGACTTTGCCTGGTCCAAATTACGATGTTTTACAGCAGCCACAAAAAGGCTATCCCTATAGGTATAGTCAAACAGGTATTTCGAGGTTTTGTTGTGGACAAAGGTCATGGGAGTCTGAGCTGAAGAGTTCTTATCATACACGGAAAGGCCAAACGACATCAGCTTTTGAGCGATCGCAAGATCGTTCTTCTTGACAGCCACGAAAAGTGCTGTTTCGCCCAAACGGTTCCTGGCGTGAATATCCGCACCCAATTTCTGCAATTCCGTAAACATCGTAAGATTGCGTGCAACCGCATAATGAATAAGCGGGACGCCATTTTCGTCCTTATCATTGACGCTTGCGCCATACCCAACAACTTCTTTCAGCAAATCAATATTACCCTTCTTGACAGCATCGAAAATCAACTGATTTTTGAGCCTGTAATGGTTCAAGAACTTTTTGTTCACCGCATTCTTCGTCATTTTTTCAGCAAGCACACCTGCTTTATCCGGAGTATTCACGTCAAGACCAAGCGCAATGAGGTGTTTGAGCACAGGCACATTTCCGTTCACAGCTGCATAATGGAGCAAAGTATTGCCTTTTTCATCCGTGTAATGCAAGTCTGCGCCATTTCTATACGCAAGCTTTGCATCAAGCGCAGCAATATTCCCCGCCTTGATGGCGTTCTGGATTTGCTCCACCTTGGTATACGCATCCTGAAGCACAAGCAAACTCTGCTGCGTCTTGGCATAATTCTTCAAATGCTCATAGTTTTCCTGAATCCATTCATGCGGACGCGCCTGGACAAAAGGTTTCGCATAATAAGAGCATCCCGATTCAAGCGCAAGCTCCAACGGGGTACGCCCCATATTATCGGTCAACCGCTCATCAGCGCCATGATGCAACAACGTATCAATCAGCTCCGCAGAGCCAATCCTTACTGCATAATGCAAAGGCGCATCACCAACTGAGTCCTTGCTATTGACAAAGACTCCGTTATTCAACAAATCCGCAACGTACTTGGCGTCGCCCACGGCACAAGCGGAGAATAGCTTTTCCATTTTACGCTTAGGGTCTTTCGGAATGTAGCCGTTATCGTACAAGACAAAATAAGCCACAGAAATCAAAAGCGCAGCACCAATCAACGTAAAAAGCAAGCCCCAAAGTCTTACTCGACGGGCTTTTACCAAAGCAACCTGCGAATACATCGCTGTTTCACGCGCTCTCTGTTGCGTTGAATCGCGCTCACGCTGCAGAGTTGTAATCTGCTGAGTCAACCCGACAAGAGTCCCCTCCAAAGTCGGCACAACAACATTCTTGACAAGCCCCAATGCATACGCATACGAGTCAATCACATAATCGCTCATCACGCGATCAAGCCTGGAATTTTCGGCAAAAAACTGTTTCTGCTTGCGAATGCAGAGGTTCAGGTCACTGCGATTGCTTGCAAAACCGAGCATGGAACTCCCCACGCCCAGCTGCTCCGCAAGCACAATCGACGAACGGTATTCATAAAACGACTCGCCGAGTTCATCGGCAAGCAACCCCCGCAATCTATGATCGCAGACAATGCCGTTACCATAAGTATCGACAAGCTGACGCATGATAATATGTAAGGGGCGCTTATTCATTTACTGTTCGTTTCCTTTTTTGTTGATTATCCCGGCAAGGCTCATGTCGTCCTTGCTGCCGTGCAAGCTCATATCGCTGAAGCCTTCGTCCATACGGGCGACCGCCTGCTCTTTACCGATATCCAGATACATTTGCAAAAGCCGCATATAGAACCGGTTCAGACATTCAGGAGCTACATCGTAATCGCCTACAGAATCCTCGATTCCATCGCTACACGCAAACACCGCAAACGGGAAATGCCCTGTACCGTCAAATGCGTAGCGGAACGAGTCCGCGGGATTCTTATCGCAAAGCGATGTCGTGTAGTTCAAGAAACACGTTGAATCCCACGGCACTGGCGGAGTCCAGTTTTCATAAGGCTCGGCGCTATCGTTCAAGCAAAGCAGTCTGCCATCGCCCACGTGAATCGCAAGCCAGCCCCACCGCGTCTGCACATAAGCCATCAGCGTCGAGCCATAAGCCTTCACCAAGTCGTTTTTGCCCAAGAGTTCCTTCTCAGCATCGGTCAGCGGGTTTTCTTGGGCGTCCTGCTGGATGGCGGCAACCCACTTTTCGCAAATTCGACGGCACACGTCGCGGATTAGATTTTCTTGCGGCTGGATATTCCCAATCTGTTGCTGATACAGCATTGCTTGCTCTTCGCGAAGCTTCGCTGTTTCGGATTTTTCCTCCGATTTTTCAGACCAACAGGAATCCCCCACATCCGTGCGGGCTGTCACCGCCCCCGTCCGATTTCCAAGGAACTTGCGGGCATCTTCGGATTGCATAAACTGCATAAGTTCATCCTTTGCAATTCCTGCCGCAAGCCTTGCCCCAACATCACTCCGGACGTAAGACGATGAACCATGCCCATCGCATACCACGATCAACTGGATTTCGCCATCATTATATTCTAGCGAGAAATCCTGGCACGGGATATTTGCAGGCAAATGCTTCGCCCCGACTTTGCTCACCGCAAACGTTTCAGCATTTTGCATACACATTTCAGACTCCCTAGTTCCAGCCGGACCAGTCATTGGAACCGGAATTGGCCGTACTTGAACCCACATCGACTCCTGAAAGCGATGCATCGTTTGCAACCGTATTCGAAATTGACTGTGCGACAAGCTGGTTCTGCGTTACCATTGCGGCGCCGACAGATGCACTTTGGCTTGCCACCGTTGTCGCAGACACGCTGACCGTATGAATCATCTTCTTGAGCTGATCCACATTGTGAACCGTGATGACCGATTCCGAACTGCCCGTAAATTCCCGGAGCACATCATTATTGGCGTCGTCACCGATGGCGATAGCCACCTTCACACCAGCCTTGAACCAGCGATTCCCCTTGAGCTTTTCCAACTTACGGACATAGCCATCCGTCGGAGCGCCGTCCGAAAGGAGGACAATGGCAGGTGCGCGGCACCCTGTTTTTTCGCCCATAAATCCATTAGACCTGGAAAGTTTAGCGTCCAATTCTGCACAGGCACTACCAAACGATGTCGTACCACTTGCACTCAAATCCTGCCACTGGAACTTTTCGGCTTCAATCGGCTGTTCGTACATCCAGTTGACAGCGCTACTGAACTCAAGCACGGCAATCTTGATTTGCGAATCGCCGCAATTCTTGGAGATGTCGCCCACATCGTCAAGAGCGTCACGAACCGCCGTATTGAGCGATGCAATCTTTGAACCGGACATACTGCCCGACGTATCCACCATAAAAATCAGATGCGTGACACGACGCGGGATCGGTTCCAACGCAAACGGGTCTTTTGTAGCCATATTCTATTCTCCTTTTATTCAATAACGGCAGTTTCGCCTTGATTTCCAAACTTGATCTTGTAACCTTTGCGGGCAGGCATGCCCTGACCATCCGCAACGACTCGCTGAGTGCCGTCCAAACACGTCACCGTCCAGGATTCGCCAGAATTATTGCAAAGCCCCACCTCATTGTTCTTGATGACGGTTCTGCCAACGACCTTGTCGTAATCGGTCGAGCCGTGGACTAGACATTCATGGAGCTTCTGCTCCATCATCAGCGGAATTTTAAACTTGCCTACGCGCAACATTCTATAATCTCCAAATGACTTATCGCAGTAAGCACACTTTTTGTCAACACAATCCGGGTCCGCAAATGAAAATTTTCCGCATTTCGGGCATTTGACAAAATCCGCACGCACCTGCAGCAAAATATCGCGCCATTCCTTATCCTTCACGCGGAGGTCTCCGTTTTGCAGAGCAGCCTTGCTGAACGTCTTGCAGAAAGCATCGCGCAACACCTTCGGATAGATATCCCAACGGCGCATCACATTCTTATGCAGGCTCGGATCCGGCGCATTGCTCTTGTCGTTTGGATCCATAATAAATACGGCGTTATACCCCAAAAGTTGCCTTGCCATTTCCGGGTCGTTATCACACGGGCAAGAGAGATAACGCCTGCCTTCAAACGGACGGTTCATATAAATCAAAATGAAAAGGCAAACCGCAAGCGAATGGTAATCCGTCACTTTGCGCGGTCGGGACTGTCCTTCGACAATTTCGGGTGCCATATACCCCGCCTTGCCAAGAATGCCGAGGTCGTCGGTGCCATCGGGAGCCACGTTATCGTTATCGCAAATTAGCACATCACCCGTTTTGGGGTTAATAAAGAAGTTGCCATCGTTCATGTCCTGGTAGCTATAACCGTCGCGATGCAGGTCCAAAAATGCCTTCACGAGTTGCATACAGGCGTTCAGCTGGGCATTCACATCGGCAAAACGAGCGGTCACCAAAATGAACTTGCTCATGTCCACATAGCCTGCGGGGCGGATTTTCATCAAATAGCCAAAACCACCATTGGGGTCTTCGGCGACAGCCATCGGCCAAATAAAGTGTTCGTTCGGCGTCTGGCGATTCGCATTGCGCTTCAGATTTTCACGGAAACGCTCACTCACCTTTTGCGTGTACCATTTTAACGCATACTCACTACCATTATAATTGACAGCGTAAACGATTCCCTGACCGCCGCGCCCCAATTCACGGACAACTTGACAAGTGTCACCGCCAGCGAGCGCGACCACATCCCCTTTTTTCAATTCAGACATAAAGCCTCCCAAAAATTTCTTCATCATTTCTATCGATTCGAGGGGGTAAAATGTCAAGTGTTTTTCAAGAAATAATAGGTCCTTCCGCCTTCGGCGTCAGGATGACGAGATGCGGGTGTCAGGATGACGAGAGGCGGAGCCTCTGGATGACGAGAAGCGAGTGTCAAGATGACGCGAAACGCGAGTTTTTAAAATTTTTCAAGAATTTTTAGAACTACCCCTTGCCATGTGCAATTTGGATTGATATTTTTGTGTCATGATGAATTTCGTAACAAGTGCAACTATGAACCGTCGTTGGTGGCGCGGACTCTAACATAGAGCCCGGTATTTGTTACAAATCACCCAAGATTTTTAGGCAAAGGCTTCCGGACTCACGGAGGCCTTCCTTTTTACCGAAAATTGACGAAATCCTCCGGGAAATAAAGCCTTTGCAAAAGCAAACGAGTTTTAAAACTAGAGGATTAAAATGACTAAGATTACTCACATCACCGAACGCCCGGGTTACGCTCCGCGTACTGACAGCATTTACGTTGCACTCCCCGGTGAACGTTACACCCCGTTTTCACTCGCCAAGAAGCTCGGCGCAAAGGCCATCTTCGAATCGGCAAGCTTCGACCACGGTCGCAGCCGTTATTCGACCTTGATGGTGGACGAAGGGTTTCGCCTGCGCCAGAACGACAAGAACGTGAGCATTGTCGTGGACGGCAAGGAAAGCGAATTTTTGGCTGAAGGTGATGGCGATATTCTCGACGCCTTGCTCAAGATTTCTGCCGAAAATACGGTGCCGCCCAACCAAATTCCTATTCCGTCTTCGGGCGTGGGCTACCTCGGCTACGAATTCTGCGCCCGCTGCGATACGATCCGCCTTGCACCGCAAGTTGACGAACTCAACATCCCCGAAGCGGAATTTTTGGTCGGCCACATTTACATTGTGTTTGACCACTTCACCGAAAAGCTTCACTTGTTCGCCCTGAACTACGAAGAACACCAGATTGACCTGAAAGCCGCAATTGAAAAGGTGAAAGCCCGCCTTGCAGACCTTGACTTTAGCTACCTCGCTCCGGAAAAGCAGTACAGCAAAGGCATTACCATGACCGACCTCGAACAGTCCCGCAAGGAATACGTGGAAAAGGTCGCCGCTTTGCAGAAGCACATCGTGGCAGGCAACATCGTTCAGGCTGTGCCATCCCGCCGCATCCAGTTCGCAAGCGATATCGAAGCCCT includes:
- a CDS encoding protein phosphatase 2C domain-containing protein → MQNAETFAVSKVGAKHLPANIPCQDFSLEYNDGEIQLIVVCDGHGSSSYVRSDVGARLAAGIAKDELMQFMQSEDARKFLGNRTGAVTARTDVGDSCWSEKSEEKSETAKLREEQAMLYQQQIGNIQPQENLIRDVCRRICEKWVAAIQQDAQENPLTDAEKELLGKNDLVKAYGSTLMAYVQTRWGWLAIHVGDGRLLCLNDSAEPYENWTPPVPWDSTCFLNYTTSLCDKNPADSFRYAFDGTGHFPFAVFACSDGIEDSVGDYDVAPECLNRFYMRLLQMYLDIGKEQAVARMDEGFSDMSLHGSKDDMSLAGIINKKGNEQ
- a CDS encoding VWA domain-containing protein; its protein translation is MATKDPFALEPIPRRVTHLIFMVDTSGSMSGSKIASLNTAVRDALDDVGDISKNCGDSQIKIAVLEFSSAVNWMYEQPIEAEKFQWQDLSASGTTSFGSACAELDAKLSRSNGFMGEKTGCRAPAIVLLSDGAPTDGYVRKLEKLKGNRWFKAGVKVAIAIGDDANNDVLREFTGSSESVITVHNVDQLKKMIHTVSVSATTVASQSASVGAAMVTQNQLVAQSISNTVANDASLSGVDVGSSTANSGSNDWSGWN
- a CDS encoding serine/threonine protein kinase, which codes for MSELKKGDVVALAGGDTCQVVRELGRGGQGIVYAVNYNGSEYALKWYTQKVSERFRENLKRNANRQTPNEHFIWPMAVAEDPNGGFGYLMKIRPAGYVDMSKFILVTARFADVNAQLNACMQLVKAFLDLHRDGYSYQDMNDGNFFINPKTGDVLICDNDNVAPDGTDDLGILGKAGYMAPEIVEGQSRPRKVTDYHSLAVCLFILIYMNRPFEGRRYLSCPCDNDPEMARQLLGYNAVFIMDPNDKSNAPDPSLHKNVMRRWDIYPKVLRDAFCKTFSKAALQNGDLRVKDKEWRDILLQVRADFVKCPKCGKFSFADPDCVDKKCAYCDKSFGDYRMLRVGKFKIPLMMEQKLHECLVHGSTDYDKVVGRTVIKNNEVGLCNNSGESWTVTCLDGTQRVVADGQGMPARKGYKIKFGNQGETAVIE
- a CDS encoding anthranilate synthase component I family protein; amino-acid sequence: MTKITHITERPGYAPRTDSIYVALPGERYTPFSLAKKLGAKAIFESASFDHGRSRYSTLMVDEGFRLRQNDKNVSIVVDGKESEFLAEGDGDILDALLKISAENTVPPNQIPIPSSGVGYLGYEFCARCDTIRLAPQVDELNIPEAEFLVGHIYIVFDHFTEKLHLFALNYEEHQIDLKAAIEKVKARLADLDFSYLAPEKQYSKGITMTDLEQSRKEYVEKVAALQKHIVAGNIVQAVPSRRIQFASDIEALDIYRRLRTVNPSPYMFFLDYGTHQFIGASPESLIRVREGIATIHPIAGTRRRGKDDAEDEALMKNLKGDPKERAEHLMLVDLARNDLGRVCDAGTVETTKYMECEKFSHVIHLVSDVQGKVSKNKKAIEVLRSSFPAGTVSGAPKISAIEILSGLEKIKRRFYAGAVGYIESDGDLDFCIAIRCCLKQGKTISLQAGGGIVAASNADREFEETNEKLGAIRAVLEGDN